From a region of the Corvus cornix cornix isolate S_Up_H32 chromosome 2, ASM73873v5, whole genome shotgun sequence genome:
- the LOC120409651 gene encoding D-threo-3-hydroxyaspartate dehydratase-like, with amino-acid sequence MDGATDGRTDSSWLGAPLEQLPTPALTLDQATLRGNAERMRERCRALGLRLRPHVKTHKTLEGAELATGGTRRGIVVSTLAEARFFAAGGFDDILYAFPVPAWRLAECSALAQRLQAFQLLLDSPQGLEMLLQNPLPGGKRWLVWLKLDCGNGRAGIRPTDPEALALARAIAEGSPELVTLVGVYAHCGNTYGCRDIAAIQAIARATTAAVLEFVTALRQAGIPCPQATIGSTPSCSHPVPEMSQLTEVHPGNYLFYDLQQTQLGSCRPEEVAIRVLTRVIGHYPHRGQLLVDCGWAALSLHGRDRGPPGCAAIEGHPRLRLVGLTQEHGQVEAVDGELDFEQFPVGSTLALIPYHACATAAMHPVYFVHAAGKVVELWRPVRGW; translated from the exons ATGGACGGAGCCACGGACGGACGCACGGACAG CTCGTGGCTGGGAGCCCCCCTGGAGCAGTTGCCCACCCCGGCGCTGACCCTGGACCAGGCCACGCTGCGCGGGAACGCGGAGCGGATGCGGGAACGCTGCCGGGCCCTGGGGCTGCGCCTGCGCCCCCACgtcaaaacacacaaaaccct GGAAGGGGCGGAGCTGGCCACGGGCGGGACCCGCCGGGGCATCGTGGTGTCCACGCTGGCCGAGGCGCGGTTCTTCGCGGCCGGGGGCTTCGATGACATCCTGTACGCGTTCCCGGTGCCCGCCTGGCGCCTGGCCGAGTGCTCGGCGCTGGCCCAGCGCCTCCAGgcattccagctgctcctggacaGCCCCCAGGGGCTGGAAATGCTGCTCCAGAACCCCCTTCCCGGCGGGAAGCGCTGGCTCGTCTGGCTCAAGCTGGACTGCGGGAATGGCCGGG CCGGGATTCGTCCCACGGATCCCGAGGCCCTGGCCCTGGCGCGCGCCATCGCCGAGGGGTCCCCGGAGCTGGTGACACTGGTGGGGGTCTACGCCCACTGCGGGAACACCTACGGCTGTCGCGACATCGCGGCCATCCAGGCCATCGCCAGGGCCACCACCGCCGCCGTGCTGGAATTCGTCACCGC GCTGCGGCAGGCGGGCATCCCGTGTCCCCAGGCCACCATCGGCTCCACCCCGTCCTGCAGCCACCCGGTGCCGGAGATGTCGCAGCTCACCGAGGTGCACCCGGGCAATTACCTCTTCTACG ACCTGCAGCAGACCCAGCTGGGCTCGTGCCGGCCGGAGGAGGTGGCCATCCGTGTCCTCACCAGGGTCATCGGCCACTACCCCCACCGCGGGCAGCTGCTCGTGGACTGCGGCTGGGCCGCCCTGAGCCTGCACGGCCGCGACCGGGGACCCCCGGGCTGTGCGGCCATCGAGGGCCACCCCCGGCTCAG GCTGGTGGGGCTCACCCAGGAGCACGGGCAGGTGGAGGCTGTGGATGGCGAGCTGGATTTCGAGCAGTTCCCGGTGGGAAGCACCTTGGCGCTCATCCCGTACCAT